In the Caballeronia sp. LZ062 genome, one interval contains:
- a CDS encoding antimicrobial peptide resistance and lipid A acylation PagP, which produces MLSVCFTTPFAAYADEGQCDFKRDWMSSACERVMRVAHDGTWDLYITGYGWHIDGYTDRKELNPWSYGGGAGKHWTDADGNEDALFAFAFSDSHHNFEPIAGYARQWFTKPVLGGLQVGGGFFAGFTARSDVAHYFPLPLAFPIGSIRYKRVSLMGTLIPRLPGLNDGDVAFFLGRYEF; this is translated from the coding sequence TTGCTAAGCGTCTGTTTCACCACTCCGTTCGCGGCGTACGCGGACGAGGGGCAATGCGATTTCAAGCGGGACTGGATGTCGTCGGCGTGCGAGCGTGTGATGCGCGTCGCGCACGACGGCACTTGGGATCTGTACATCACGGGCTACGGCTGGCACATCGACGGCTATACGGATCGCAAGGAACTGAATCCGTGGTCGTACGGCGGCGGCGCGGGCAAGCACTGGACCGATGCCGACGGTAACGAGGACGCGCTCTTCGCCTTCGCATTCTCCGACTCGCATCACAACTTCGAGCCGATCGCCGGCTATGCGCGGCAGTGGTTCACGAAGCCTGTACTGGGCGGCTTGCAAGTCGGCGGCGGCTTTTTCGCGGGCTTCACCGCGCGCAGCGACGTCGCGCATTATTTCCCGTTGCCGCTTGCCTTTCCCATCGGTTCGATCCGCTACAAGCGCGTTTCGTTGATGGGCACGCTGATTCCGCGCCTGCCCGGCCTGAACGACGGCGACGTCGCCTTCTTCTTGGGACGCTACGAGTTCTAG
- a CDS encoding DUF3096 domain-containing protein — MDIHVSLGPLVSLIAGILILVVPRLLNFIVAIYLIVIGLIGLFGMGTTHL, encoded by the coding sequence ATGGACATCCACGTAAGCCTCGGGCCGCTCGTCTCGCTGATTGCGGGCATTCTTATTCTCGTCGTGCCGCGCCTTCTGAACTTCATCGTCGCGATCTACCTGATCGTCATTGGATTGATCGGGCTGTTCGGGATGGGCACGACACACTTGTGA
- a CDS encoding transporter, translating to MDTTRTQDPAGRTRTGHDEPAPPGFISAFDFAGGDALRLSWEEARRAVAGDGFTWLHLSANDDTVESWLEGVTSMPDVAREFLNGEDKRPRVHMGANFVYGVVADLELVAAAPEAALPGVREVNRATSALRFYVDRHRMITVRARPLQSTDRLRHAVLEGATFRDTVDLFAGLIRALNETFADRIDDIGDRLDDVEEGVLENGQGNWRAHLGDVRRRLVEVKRFIDPERNALTQLVTRRLEWAEPRSMEALVQAIQVLNGLGAGLEGLYERAKLLQDEIAALLSEDINRKLLWLAIMSALLMPATLLTGIFGMNVAGLPGTHNPDSFWIVIGVMAGCAAITIFLLRKLRVW from the coding sequence TTGGATACGACCCGCACACAAGACCCGGCCGGGCGCACGCGCACCGGTCATGACGAACCGGCGCCGCCGGGATTCATCAGCGCGTTCGACTTCGCCGGCGGCGACGCGCTGCGGCTTTCATGGGAAGAAGCGCGGCGGGCCGTGGCGGGCGACGGATTCACCTGGCTGCATCTCTCGGCAAACGACGACACGGTCGAAAGCTGGCTCGAAGGCGTCACGTCGATGCCGGATGTCGCCCGCGAGTTCCTGAACGGCGAGGACAAGCGGCCGCGCGTGCACATGGGCGCGAACTTCGTGTACGGCGTCGTCGCCGATCTCGAACTGGTGGCCGCCGCACCGGAGGCCGCGCTGCCCGGCGTGCGCGAGGTCAATCGCGCGACGAGCGCGCTGCGCTTTTATGTGGACCGCCACCGCATGATCACGGTGCGGGCGCGGCCGCTGCAATCGACCGACCGTCTGCGCCACGCCGTGCTCGAAGGAGCGACGTTTCGCGATACCGTCGATCTCTTCGCGGGCCTGATCCGCGCGCTCAACGAAACCTTCGCGGATCGCATCGACGATATCGGCGACCGGCTCGACGACGTGGAGGAGGGCGTGCTCGAAAACGGCCAAGGCAACTGGCGCGCGCATCTGGGCGACGTGCGACGCAGGCTGGTCGAGGTCAAGCGTTTCATCGACCCGGAGCGCAACGCGCTGACGCAACTCGTCACGCGTCGACTGGAATGGGCCGAGCCGCGTTCGATGGAGGCGCTCGTGCAGGCCATTCAGGTGCTGAACGGTCTGGGCGCCGGACTCGAAGGGCTTTACGAGCGCGCCAAGCTGTTACAGGACGAAATCGCCGCGCTGCTCTCGGAAGACATCAACCGCAAGCTGTTGTGGCTTGCGATCATGTCCGCGCTGCTGATGCCCGCGACGCTCCTCACCGGCATCTTCGGCATGAACGTGGCGGGCTTGCCGGGCACGCACAATCCCGACTCCTTCTGGATTGTCATCGGCGTGATGGCGGGCTGCGCCGCCATCACGATCTTCCTCTTGCGCAAGCTGCGCGTATGGTGA
- a CDS encoding DNA translocase FtsK codes for MHTVVLGWFGASVVWFLALFWRVVKSALPGGAGLRGPGTIRLWLGFFCVLLSSATLEGALAGAVEAQDNVNRCGRALAGALAGLAHAPGAIAIAALMFAISLPWLIEFSWRSVLAWADEAFGFGLPQSWLTPREDAERDSRSREPARAKSGAKRSAKPSEEPSGMRWRKRRTRDTPAAEVPMRGIRGERFDAMASRTSPDEPTLGMPTGQRSGRYQRPTPWRPPATTGRVAKGAEASAASIAATAEAYSRRPAFERAGTPVSTFVEPVAPDGWLNSLSTAAAALGSTTSAVRTAPGASPRSEAATTAQRSHARSPSPSPAPASTATNSAGQRSSAMPARAAVSASGSASAPANGIAPSRPAPVSVSTSIQTSRPPVRRPLPTEMTGDGRSSAFAPPAFSRPPSPPVPPPAPDAIQATLRSIEEKAALWTSLAGASLARHHEAQASPANDGASAAAAASERVSAESATSAANPWLAGDRERHSVRPEAVAPPGFAAVPMPDAVEPTLAPAEDSARSNAPVETSPDASGTGLQQVATARIDAMPGTASASPQDELVQAPNASLLTPDAGANVQRRAESDAASAPRADALSAIGSRAQQAEALSTDDASGATSEAGEDALLQASTVPHTGSVDTHVSMPVTPEEGANGQREPGTHTDVVSTSGAFPADLQPMPQTVPLGTQDATQSGPEDREEASAESNTDSTPALASRLPQTEPASTVEAPPAGWEPAADSQRVTHVDALQADEAHAEALPRGVAASPIEHAITSQKDVDAVAATAVTSESDAATERLAAHGPMSGGIAASTIMNVAQVQAEPQASTGAQSQNWQATSATGDVPETAATPETHVYVEREPLPQSSSMKETPANDPALPGMDTIATPGTDASTQHSESAFNLGASRDDWRLTPPTTTSAQPVQPEPRSAIDLPAYPFDAAPILPPPLPRALSEPATHAPASEDTPPWLDHEPPALRAFDTPPAFDTPPPFDAHPARAPIDEPRPAAAPAPAAAATPSAAPAPAVAPEPRQPLRGFTPTEFEFHAPQASAVELPTLDLLEPASDEVEPVSEERLADTGQLIEQRLQEFKVPVTVVGASAGPVITRFEVEPALGVRGSQIVGLMKDLSRGLGLTSIRVVETIPGKTCMGLELPNARRQMIRLSEILEDDVYRASKSNLTIAMGKDIVGNPVVTDLAKAPHMLVAGTTGSGKSVAINAMILSLLFKAKPEDVRLIMIDPKMLELSVYEGIPHLLAPVVTDMKLASNALNWCVGEMEKRYRLMSAVGVRNLQGFNQKVRNTEAAGKKLTNPFSLTPDAPEPLSTLPLIVVVIDELADLMMVAGKQIEQLIARLAQKARAAGIHLILATQRPSVDVITGLIKANIPTRVAFQVSSKIDSRTILDQMGAESLLGAGDMLFLPPGTGYPQRVHGAFVADDEVHRVVEYLKQFGEPEYEEGILSGPTPEGGSQDLFGETPDAEADPLYDEAVAFVVRTRRASISSVQRQLRIGYNRAARLVEQMEAAGLVSPMGSNGNREVLAPPGPAD; via the coding sequence ATGCACACGGTAGTTCTCGGCTGGTTCGGTGCATCAGTCGTCTGGTTTCTCGCTCTCTTCTGGCGCGTCGTCAAATCGGCGCTGCCGGGCGGCGCGGGGCTGCGCGGTCCCGGCACGATCCGGCTGTGGCTCGGTTTCTTTTGCGTACTGCTGTCGAGCGCGACGCTGGAAGGCGCGCTCGCCGGCGCGGTGGAGGCGCAGGACAACGTCAATCGCTGCGGCCGCGCGCTCGCGGGGGCGCTCGCCGGACTCGCGCATGCGCCCGGGGCCATCGCCATCGCGGCCCTGATGTTTGCGATCAGTCTGCCGTGGCTCATCGAATTCAGCTGGCGTTCGGTGCTCGCGTGGGCTGACGAAGCGTTCGGCTTCGGACTGCCGCAAAGCTGGCTCACGCCGCGCGAAGACGCCGAACGGGATTCGCGCTCGCGGGAGCCTGCGCGGGCCAAGTCGGGCGCGAAGCGAAGTGCAAAGCCGAGCGAAGAGCCGAGCGGAATGCGTTGGCGCAAGCGTCGCACGCGAGACACGCCGGCCGCCGAAGTGCCGATGCGAGGCATTCGGGGCGAACGGTTCGATGCGATGGCGTCCCGCACGTCGCCGGACGAGCCGACGCTCGGCATGCCTACCGGCCAGCGCAGCGGACGTTATCAGCGACCGACGCCGTGGCGTCCGCCTGCAACGACCGGGCGCGTCGCCAAGGGCGCGGAGGCTTCGGCCGCGAGCATCGCGGCGACCGCGGAAGCGTACTCGCGACGCCCGGCGTTCGAGCGCGCGGGCACGCCTGTTTCCACTTTCGTCGAGCCCGTTGCGCCGGACGGATGGTTGAACTCGCTTTCGACGGCAGCGGCGGCGTTGGGATCGACGACTTCGGCCGTGAGGACCGCTCCCGGCGCTTCGCCACGCAGTGAAGCCGCCACGACAGCCCAACGGTCACATGCACGGTCGCCGTCGCCGTCCCCGGCCCCGGCTTCCACGGCTACGAACAGCGCGGGCCAGCGGTCGTCGGCCATGCCGGCGCGCGCTGCCGTGTCCGCGAGCGGTTCGGCTTCTGCGCCGGCGAACGGCATCGCGCCGAGCAGACCGGCTCCGGTCTCCGTTTCGACGTCGATTCAGACATCGCGCCCTCCAGTGAGGCGCCCGTTGCCGACGGAGATGACCGGCGATGGCCGCTCGTCCGCCTTTGCGCCGCCAGCGTTCTCGCGTCCGCCTTCGCCGCCCGTCCCGCCACCGGCACCCGACGCCATTCAGGCGACGCTGCGCTCCATCGAGGAGAAAGCGGCGCTCTGGACGTCGCTTGCCGGCGCGAGTCTCGCACGCCATCACGAGGCGCAGGCTTCGCCCGCGAACGATGGGGCTTCGGCGGCCGCGGCGGCTTCGGAGCGCGTTAGCGCGGAGTCCGCGACTTCGGCCGCGAATCCGTGGCTCGCAGGCGATCGCGAGCGTCATTCAGTCCGGCCCGAGGCCGTGGCGCCCCCGGGATTCGCCGCCGTGCCAATGCCCGACGCCGTTGAACCGACCCTTGCTCCCGCCGAAGACAGCGCGCGGTCGAACGCACCTGTCGAAACATCGCCGGATGCTTCCGGAACGGGCCTGCAACAAGTCGCGACGGCGCGAATCGATGCCATGCCGGGTACGGCTTCGGCCTCGCCGCAAGACGAGCTTGTACAGGCACCGAACGCGTCGCTGCTAACCCCGGACGCGGGTGCGAACGTTCAACGCCGGGCGGAATCGGACGCAGCGTCGGCGCCGCGCGCCGACGCACTCTCGGCAATAGGTTCGCGCGCGCAGCAAGCCGAAGCGCTGAGTACCGATGATGCATCAGGTGCGACTTCGGAGGCTGGCGAAGACGCCCTACTCCAAGCGAGCACGGTGCCGCACACGGGTTCCGTGGATACCCATGTGTCGATGCCGGTGACGCCGGAAGAAGGCGCGAATGGTCAGCGTGAACCAGGCACGCACACGGACGTTGTGTCGACTTCCGGCGCCTTTCCCGCAGACCTTCAGCCGATGCCGCAGACGGTACCGCTAGGTACACAAGACGCAACGCAGTCAGGCCCGGAGGATCGCGAGGAGGCGTCCGCAGAGTCCAATACCGACTCGACCCCGGCGTTGGCCTCGCGTCTGCCACAAACGGAGCCTGCTAGCACGGTTGAGGCTCCGCCCGCTGGCTGGGAACCCGCCGCAGACAGTCAACGCGTCACCCATGTAGACGCATTGCAAGCTGACGAGGCACACGCTGAGGCCCTGCCGCGCGGCGTCGCCGCGTCGCCGATAGAACACGCGATTACATCGCAGAAAGACGTCGACGCTGTCGCTGCGACCGCTGTAACGAGCGAGTCAGACGCAGCAACCGAGCGTCTGGCGGCACACGGTCCGATGTCTGGGGGGATCGCGGCCAGCACGATCATGAACGTCGCGCAGGTGCAGGCTGAACCGCAAGCTTCGACCGGCGCGCAAAGCCAGAACTGGCAGGCCACGTCTGCAACGGGCGACGTCCCTGAGACGGCGGCAACGCCCGAAACGCACGTTTACGTCGAACGTGAGCCGCTCCCCCAATCGTCCTCGATGAAGGAAACGCCGGCAAACGACCCCGCGCTTCCCGGCATGGACACAATTGCAACACCTGGCACGGACGCAAGCACACAACACAGCGAGTCCGCGTTCAACCTAGGAGCGTCAAGAGACGACTGGCGGCTCACGCCGCCAACGACTACGAGCGCACAACCCGTCCAACCGGAACCGCGCAGCGCAATCGACCTGCCGGCCTATCCGTTCGATGCCGCCCCGATCCTCCCTCCGCCGTTGCCGCGCGCGCTCTCGGAGCCGGCCACACACGCGCCGGCCTCGGAGGACACACCGCCCTGGCTCGACCACGAGCCGCCGGCCTTGCGTGCGTTCGACACGCCGCCCGCGTTCGACACGCCGCCCCCGTTCGACGCGCACCCGGCGCGCGCACCCATCGACGAGCCCCGCCCCGCCGCAGCCCCCGCTCCAGCCGCCGCGGCTACTCCGTCCGCCGCGCCCGCTCCAGCCGTCGCGCCCGAGCCGCGACAACCGCTGCGCGGCTTCACGCCGACCGAGTTCGAATTTCACGCGCCGCAGGCGTCGGCGGTGGAGTTGCCGACGCTCGATCTGCTCGAACCCGCGTCCGACGAAGTGGAGCCCGTCTCCGAGGAACGCCTCGCCGACACCGGACAGCTGATCGAGCAGCGCCTGCAGGAGTTCAAGGTGCCGGTAACGGTGGTCGGCGCGTCGGCGGGTCCGGTCATCACGCGCTTCGAAGTGGAACCGGCGCTCGGCGTGCGCGGCAGCCAGATCGTCGGCCTGATGAAAGACCTGTCGCGCGGGCTCGGGCTCACGTCGATACGCGTGGTCGAGACGATTCCCGGCAAAACCTGCATGGGCCTCGAACTGCCCAACGCCCGCCGGCAGATGATCCGCCTCTCCGAGATTCTCGAAGACGACGTGTATCGCGCGTCGAAGTCGAACCTGACGATTGCGATGGGCAAGGACATCGTCGGCAATCCGGTGGTGACCGATCTCGCGAAAGCGCCGCACATGCTCGTCGCGGGCACGACCGGCTCGGGCAAATCCGTCGCCATCAACGCGATGATCCTCTCGCTGCTCTTCAAGGCCAAGCCGGAGGACGTGCGCCTCATCATGATCGACCCGAAGATGCTGGAGCTGTCCGTCTACGAGGGCATTCCGCATCTGCTGGCGCCGGTCGTGACCGACATGAAGCTGGCATCGAACGCGCTGAACTGGTGCGTCGGCGAGATGGAGAAGCGTTATCGGCTGATGTCGGCGGTGGGCGTGCGCAATCTGCAAGGCTTCAATCAGAAGGTGCGCAACACCGAAGCCGCGGGCAAGAAGCTCACGAACCCGTTCTCGCTGACGCCGGACGCGCCGGAGCCGCTCTCGACGCTGCCGCTGATCGTCGTCGTCATCGACGAACTGGCGGATCTGATGATGGTTGCCGGCAAGCAGATCGAGCAGTTGATCGCGCGGCTCGCGCAAAAGGCGCGCGCCGCCGGCATCCACCTGATTCTCGCCACGCAGCGGCCGTCGGTGGACGTCATCACCGGCCTCATCAAGGCGAACATCCCGACGCGCGTGGCGTTCCAGGTCTCTTCGAAGATCGATTCGCGCACGATTCTCGACCAGATGGGCGCGGAATCGCTGCTCGGCGCGGGCGACATGCTGTTTCTCCCGCCCGGGACCGGCTATCCGCAGCGCGTGCACGGCGCGTTCGTGGCCGACGACGAAGTGCATCGCGTGGTCGAGTATCTGAAGCAATTCGGGGAGCCGGAGTACGAGGAAGGCATTCTGTCCGGGCCGACGCCCGAGGGCGGCTCGCAGGATCTCTTCGGCGAAACGCCCGACGCGGAAGCCGATCCGCTTTACGACGAAGCCGTGGCGTTCGTCGTGCGCACGCGGCGCGCGTCCATTTCGTCGGTTCAGCGGCAGTTGCGCATCGGCTATAACCGCGCCGCGCGCCTCGTCGAGCAAATGGAAGCGGCCGGGCTCGTCTCGCCGATGGGCAGCAACGGCAACCGCGAAGTGCTCGCGCCGCCCGGCCCGGCCGACTGA
- a CDS encoding lactonase family protein, giving the protein MLSLAAAQSFAQTPGNATPPATAASGTAATSAKPGDVFDLLIGTYTGSGKSEGIYVYRFDAGNGELTRIASAQTVNPSYLVVSGDRNYVYAVNELPGDNGPASQRGGVSAFRFDRASGQLSFLNRVSSDGNDPCYLAISPDGKYLLTANYSVAANPGGSFAVFPLSADGHVGTSVLTVHHEGSGPVKGRQDNSHVHSTVFSPDGKYLFAQDLGVDKLFSYRYTPDGSRGLFGPTEARYTQVKPGSGPRHLIFDSSGKHAYATTELNASVLVFNYADGKLTEAQSVPMTAPGAKGKIGGGALHLSPDGRFLYATNRGDANQLVAFAVDPANGHLKLLKRYPTLGKTPREFAIDPTGRWLVVGNQESDSAYFFRRDPATGELASDPKELSIGSPVDFKFVSPS; this is encoded by the coding sequence ATGCTGTCGCTTGCCGCCGCGCAGTCGTTCGCGCAGACGCCCGGAAACGCCACGCCGCCCGCCACCGCCGCGAGCGGTACGGCAGCGACGAGCGCGAAGCCGGGCGATGTCTTCGATCTGCTTATCGGCACGTACACCGGCAGCGGCAAAAGTGAAGGCATCTACGTCTACCGTTTCGATGCCGGCAACGGCGAGCTGACGCGCATCGCGTCGGCGCAGACGGTGAATCCGTCGTATCTCGTCGTCAGCGGCGATCGCAACTACGTCTACGCGGTGAACGAGCTGCCCGGCGACAACGGCCCGGCGTCGCAGCGCGGCGGCGTGAGCGCGTTTCGCTTCGATCGCGCGAGCGGACAATTGAGCTTTCTGAACCGCGTGTCGTCGGACGGCAACGATCCGTGCTATCTCGCTATCTCACCCGACGGGAAATATCTGCTCACCGCCAACTATTCGGTCGCGGCGAATCCCGGCGGCAGCTTCGCGGTCTTTCCGCTTTCGGCCGATGGACACGTCGGCACGTCCGTGCTCACCGTGCATCACGAAGGCAGCGGGCCGGTGAAGGGCAGGCAGGACAACTCGCATGTGCATTCGACGGTCTTCTCGCCGGACGGCAAGTATCTTTTCGCGCAGGACCTGGGCGTGGACAAGCTGTTCAGCTATCGCTATACGCCAGACGGCAGCCGCGGTCTCTTCGGCCCGACCGAGGCGCGCTACACCCAGGTCAAGCCGGGTTCCGGCCCGCGCCATCTGATCTTCGACTCAAGCGGCAAGCATGCCTATGCGACGACCGAACTGAACGCGTCCGTGCTCGTCTTCAACTACGCGGACGGCAAGCTCACCGAAGCCCAATCCGTGCCGATGACCGCGCCGGGCGCCAAGGGCAAGATAGGCGGCGGCGCGCTGCATTTGTCGCCGGACGGGCGCTTCCTGTACGCGACCAATCGCGGCGACGCAAACCAGCTGGTCGCCTTTGCCGTCGATCCCGCGAACGGTCATCTGAAGCTGCTCAAACGCTATCCGACGCTCGGCAAGACGCCGCGCGAGTTTGCCATCGACCCGACCGGGCGCTGGCTCGTCGTCGGCAATCAGGAGAGCGACAGCGCGTATTTCTTCCGCCGCGATCCGGCGACGGGCGAGCTGGCGTCCGATCCCAAGGAGTTGTCGATCGGATCCCCGGTCGATTTCAAGTTCGTCTCGCCTTCGTGA
- the purT gene encoding formate-dependent phosphoribosylglycinamide formyltransferase, with translation MQTDQPGANAAQDIASRIGTPLSSGATRVMLLGAGELGKEVIIALQRLGVEVIAVDRYANAPGHPVAHRAHVIDMTDPAALRALVESEKPHLIVPEIEAIATDALAEIEASGMATVIPTARATQLTMNREGIRRLAAETLGLPTSPYAFAQSLDEMKAAIAKIGFPCVVKPVMSSSGKGQSVLRSDADIEPAWTYALAGGRVNHGRVIVEGFIDFEYEITQLTVRAADPETGATQTYFCEPIGHVQVAGDYVESWQPQAMSAAALAKARDVAAKVTTALGGRGLFGVELFVRGDDVWFSEVSPRPHDTGLVTLATQRFSEFELHARAILGLPVDTSLSTPGASAVIYGGLDEAGIAFEGVREALAVPGADLRLFGKPESFAKRRMGVAVATGADTDEARERAKLAASKVRPVSTN, from the coding sequence ATGCAGACTGACCAACCCGGCGCGAACGCAGCGCAGGACATCGCCTCGCGCATCGGCACGCCGCTTTCTTCCGGCGCCACGCGCGTCATGCTGCTCGGCGCGGGCGAACTCGGCAAGGAAGTGATCATTGCGCTTCAGCGGCTGGGCGTCGAGGTCATCGCGGTCGACCGTTACGCGAACGCGCCTGGGCATCCGGTCGCGCACCGCGCGCATGTGATCGACATGACCGACCCGGCCGCGTTACGCGCGCTCGTTGAAAGCGAGAAGCCGCATCTGATCGTGCCTGAGATCGAGGCGATCGCCACCGATGCCCTCGCCGAAATCGAGGCGTCCGGCATGGCGACCGTCATTCCGACAGCGCGCGCCACGCAACTCACGATGAATCGCGAAGGCATTCGCCGGCTGGCCGCCGAGACGCTCGGTTTGCCCACATCGCCTTATGCGTTCGCGCAATCGCTCGACGAGATGAAGGCAGCGATCGCGAAGATCGGCTTTCCGTGCGTCGTGAAGCCCGTCATGTCGTCGTCGGGGAAAGGGCAGTCGGTATTGCGCAGCGACGCGGACATTGAGCCGGCGTGGACGTACGCGCTGGCCGGCGGGCGCGTCAATCACGGCCGGGTGATCGTGGAAGGCTTCATCGACTTCGAGTACGAAATCACGCAGCTCACGGTGCGTGCGGCCGATCCCGAGACCGGCGCGACGCAGACTTACTTTTGCGAGCCGATCGGCCACGTTCAGGTGGCGGGAGATTACGTCGAGTCGTGGCAGCCGCAAGCCATGAGCGCCGCCGCGCTCGCGAAAGCCCGCGACGTCGCCGCGAAGGTGACGACGGCGCTCGGCGGGCGCGGCCTCTTCGGCGTGGAACTCTTCGTGCGCGGCGACGACGTATGGTTTTCCGAAGTCAGCCCGCGTCCGCATGACACGGGTCTCGTCACGCTCGCGACGCAGCGTTTCTCCGAATTCGAGCTTCACGCGCGCGCCATTCTCGGCTTGCCGGTGGATACGTCGCTGAGCACGCCGGGCGCGTCGGCGGTCATTTACGGCGGTCTCGACGAAGCCGGGATCGCGTTCGAAGGCGTCCGCGAGGCGCTTGCCGTGCCGGGCGCAGACCTGCGGCTTTTCGGCAAGCCGGAGAGCTTCGCGAAGCGCCGGATGGGAGTCGCGGTGGCGACGGGCGCCGATACGGACGAGGCGCGCGAACGGGCGAAGCTGGCGGCGTCGAAGGTACGGCCGGTTTCGACGAACTGA
- a CDS encoding META domain-containing protein: MSSLLRRASSLRSRAGLALCASVAVSVASVISGCAMPKHSDASAPPTDPYNPAATQLLDDTHWELTNWTEANGQPHALPGRAVASQPITLDLSTESGRRRASGFSGCNRYTSTYDLKDGKLSFGSLAGTRMACPSSVGGAAEQPYLDALAHVSKSGVQMNPPQTLELTLDNGAVLVFAQRAE, translated from the coding sequence ATGTCTTCGCTTCTTCGTCGCGCTTCTTCTTTACGCTCGCGGGCAGGCCTCGCACTGTGCGCGAGCGTCGCAGTTTCGGTAGCCAGTGTCATCAGCGGGTGTGCCATGCCGAAGCATTCGGACGCGAGCGCGCCGCCCACCGATCCTTACAATCCTGCCGCAACGCAGTTGCTCGACGACACGCATTGGGAACTGACGAACTGGACGGAGGCGAACGGCCAGCCGCACGCCCTGCCGGGCCGCGCGGTGGCCAGTCAGCCGATCACGCTCGATCTTTCGACAGAGAGCGGCCGCCGGCGTGCGAGCGGGTTTTCGGGCTGCAACCGGTACACCAGCACGTATGACCTCAAGGACGGCAAGCTGAGCTTCGGCTCGCTCGCCGGCACGCGCATGGCCTGTCCATCGAGTGTAGGCGGCGCCGCGGAGCAGCCTTATCTCGACGCGCTGGCTCATGTGTCGAAGAGCGGCGTGCAGATGAATCCGCCGCAAACGCTCGAGTTGACGCTCGATAACGGCGCCGTGCTCGTCTTCGCGCAGCGCGCTGAATGA